Part of the Listeria innocua genome is shown below.
TTTTTAGGTGAAAGTAAATTGTGAGCGAGCGTGCCATCATTAGTTATAATAAGTAATCCTTCTGTGTCTTTGTCCAAACGACCGACCGGAAATGGATTAGTGAGAGTGTCTTCTTGCTCGAGTAAATCAATGACGGTTTCTGACAGATTATCCTCGGTTGCACTCACGACATTTTGGGGTTTATGAAGCATAAAATATACGAATTCTTGGTAAATGACAGGAGTTCCGTGAACAGTAACTTGATCTTTGTCTGGATTCACTTGGGTTTTACTGTCTTTTTGAATCGTTCCATTTACGACAACTGCCCCGGATTTAAGCAGTGGTTTCACTTCTTTACGACTCCCGAAACCTGTGTGGGACAATAATTTATCTAAGCGCATGGTTTAGCTCCTTTTTTCTTTTATTGTAACAAAAAAACGAAGATCCTTAAAGGCGCTCCGTTTTCTTTCTATTATTTGATGTTGACGGCTTGTTTATTTTTTGGTATTTCAAGACCTAGGTTGCCTCTTAAGGTTGTGGCTGGATATTCGTTTCGGTACAATCCTCGACTTTGCAAAAGCGGAATAACTTGCTCGACAAATGTTTCAAAAGTACCTGGGATGTCAGACGCGATGATAAATCCATCTGCCGCCTCATTTTGAAACCAAATTTCGATTAAATCAGCTACTTGTTCTTTTGTTCCTATAAAAGGTGTTTTCGGGGTGGCTGCTTCGGTCGCTACTTGGCGCAGGGTTAGATTGCGCTCTTTTGCTTCTTTTTTGATTCGATCCGTCGTACTTTGAAAAGCATTTTTACCGATATCGCCAAGGTCGGGGAAAGGTTCATCTAGTTCAAATTGGCTTAAATCATAATCATCGAAATAACGCGCGAGATAGGTGACGGCATTTTCAATCGGAATAAGATTGGCAAATTCAGTGTATTTCTGCTCGGCTTCTTCTAGAGTATCCGCTACAATTGGGCTAATGCCTGGGAAAATCCTGATCTCTGCTGCATTTCTGCCAGCTTTTTCAGCACGAGTTTTCACATCTTGATAGAATTGAATAGCTTCTTCAAGCGAATCTGAATGCGTAAAAATAGCTTCCGCGTTTTGGGCTGCAAAATCCCGACCTGTGCTAGATGCCCCCGCTTGGAAAACGACTGGTTCTCCTTGTTTGGAGCGGCCGATATTTAACGGTCCTTCCACTTGAAAATACTCACCTTGATGGTTCAAACGATGTAATTTTTCTGGATTAAAAAATTCGCCGGTTTCTTTATTATAGGTAAAAGCATCTTCTTCCCATGAATTCCATAGTCCGCGAACCACCTTTAAATGTTCTGCCGCAATGCTATATCGGTCACTGTGGGTTGGGAGATTTTTCTTGCTATGATTTCGTGCTGCTCCTTCTTGCGGAGAAGTGACCAAATTCCAGCCAGCTCGACCACCACTAATATGATCTAATGAGGAAAGTTGCCTTGCGAGCGTGAATGGTTCCGTAAATGATGTCGAAAATGTTCCAACTAGACCGATATTTTCTGTAGACTCTGCTAAAGCGGATAAAATAGTAATCGGCTCAAAACGATTAAGAAAATGCGGAATAGATTTTTCAGAAATAAAAAGACCATCAGCAATAAATACAAAACTAAATAGGCCTTGTTCTGCAATTTTTGCACGAGTTTTATAAAAATCTAAATCTGTACTTGCTGCTGGGTTAATATCTGGGTGGCGCCAACCATCTGTTGTGCCGCCAACGCCGTGAATGATTGCGCCAAACTGGATTGTATCTTTTCTAGTCATTTTACTTCCTCCTTTTGTAGTAAAGCTTTTTCTAAGTATTCGATACCGATTTCAGTTACTGCTTGGTAAGTCCCTTTTTCTATGTCACCAATTTCTACTACTGGAACGTGGCGAATACCGTATTTGGCTTGCAGTACTTCTCGTAAGTAATCATGATCTGTGACGTCAATATCTTGGAAGACAATATTTTGCTCGGTTAAATAATCTTTCACATCTTTACAGTAGTGACACCCTACTTTACTCCAAACAACGACATTAGCCATGGACAACTTCCTCCTTTATTGATTCACTTAATAATTGGTACGAATAGCGTTTGATTTCCGCGGATTTGACAGGTGTTAAAACGACAAAATCTTGAATATTATATTTTTTTGAAAGTCTGGTAATTTCTTCTCCAACGTCTTGTTTCGTCCCAGTTATTGCTCCAATTTTTTGCGTAATAAATCGATATGGTTGGCTGATGTCTTTCACGTAGGCTTCTGCTTGTTCACGTGAACCGACATTGACTCTCCGCCCGTCCGAAAGCTCTACTTTAATTGATTCTCGCTCTGGAATATGACGGTCTGCAGCAGCTTTTGTTTCAGCTACAACAACAATTGGCGCTAATTGAAAACTTGCTTGTTGGTTAATTTGATACTGCTCAAATATATCCCGCGCTTCTTTTAAAACTTCC
Proteins encoded:
- a CDS encoding LLM class flavin-dependent oxidoreductase; the protein is MTRKDTIQFGAIIHGVGGTTDGWRHPDINPAASTDLDFYKTRAKIAEQGLFSFVFIADGLFISEKSIPHFLNRFEPITILSALAESTENIGLVGTFSTSFTEPFTLARQLSSLDHISGGRAGWNLVTSPQEGAARNHSKKNLPTHSDRYSIAAEHLKVVRGLWNSWEEDAFTYNKETGEFFNPEKLHRLNHQGEYFQVEGPLNIGRSKQGEPVVFQAGASSTGRDFAAQNAEAIFTHSDSLEEAIQFYQDVKTRAEKAGRNAAEIRIFPGISPIVADTLEEAEQKYTEFANLIPIENAVTYLARYFDDYDLSQFELDEPFPDLGDIGKNAFQSTTDRIKKEAKERNLTLRQVATEAATPKTPFIGTKEQVADLIEIWFQNEAADGFIIASDIPGTFETFVEQVIPLLQSRGLYRNEYPATTLRGNLGLEIPKNKQAVNIK
- a CDS encoding glutaredoxin family protein; translated protein: MANVVVWSKVGCHYCKDVKDYLTEQNIVFQDIDVTDHDYLREVLQAKYGIRHVPVVEIGDIEKGTYQAVTEIGIEYLEKALLQKEEVK
- a CDS encoding pseudouridine synthase translates to MRLDKLLSHTGFGSRKEVKPLLKSGAVVVNGTIQKDSKTQVNPDKDQVTVHGTPVIYQEFVYFMLHKPQNVVSATEDNLSETVIDLLEQEDTLTNPFPVGRLDKDTEGLLIITNDGTLAHNLLSPKKHIDKTYYAKIDGDVTAEDVEAFSAGVTLDDGYTCKPAHLEIITPNEIKVTIQEGKFHQVKRMFAARGKTVSYLKRISMGNLQLDDSLELGEYRPLTENELLILQNK